In Mercurialis annua linkage group LG6, ddMerAnnu1.2, whole genome shotgun sequence, the following are encoded in one genomic region:
- the LOC126653909 gene encoding homeobox-leucine zipper protein ATHB-13, with protein sequence MSCNGMAFFPANFMLPPSSHEEDHHHHHQPIPILPSSCTPHDFHGVASFLGKRSMSYSGEDEVSDDDGSQAGEKKRRLNMEQVKTLEKNFELGNKLEPERKMQLARALGLQPRQIAIWFQNRRARWKTKQLEKDYDLLKTQFEALKAHNDSLQSHNRSLHAQIMALKSREPTESINLNKETEGSCSNRSENSCDVKLDISTTPPTESPITSRPLFPCARPTTGVVAQLFHNHPIPSSRPSNINDQLVKEESLSNMFVGMDDQSGFWPWLEQQHFH encoded by the exons ATGAGCTGCAATGGGATGGCTTTCTTCCCAGCAAATTTCATGCTTCCACCGTCGTCTCATGAAGaagatcatcatcatcatcatcagccAATTCCAATTCTACCCTCCTCCTGCACTCCTCATGATTTTCAtg GAGTGGCATCATTTCTAGGAAAAAGGTCAATGTCATACTCAGGAGAGGATGAGGTGTCAGATGATGATGGGTCACAAGCAGGAGAAAAGAAGAGGAGGCTGAACATGGAGCAAGTGAAGACCCTGGAGAAGAACTTTGAACTAGGGAACAAGCTTGAACCTGAGAGGAAAATGCAGCTGGCTAGGGCTCTGGGGCTGCAGCCCAGACAGATTGCTATTTGGTTCCAGAACAGGAGAGCCAGGTGGAAGACAAAGCAGCTCGAGAAAGATTACGATCTGCTTAAAACACAGTTCGAAGCCCTCAAAGCCCATAACGATTCTCTCCAATCGCACAACCGCAGCCTTCATGCTCAG ATCATGGCACTGAAAAGCAGGGAACCAACAGAATCAATAAACCTGAATAAAGAAACAGAAGGTTCTTGCAGTAACAGAAGCGAGAACAGCTGCGATGTGAAGCTTGATATTTCAACCACACCGCCCACCGAAAGTCCCATCACAAGCAGACCACTTTTTCCATGCGCAAGGCCAACAACAGGAGTAGTCGCACAGCTCTTCCACAACCACCCTATTCCTTCGTCAAGACCCAGCAATATAAATGATCAACTGGTAAAAGAAGAGAGTCTTAGCAATATGTTCGTTGGCATGGATGATCAATCTGGGTTTTGGCCGTGGCTTGAGCAGCAAcattttcattaa